The genomic stretch GCTCATTATATGGGTATAAGATCACTACTTTTTGGTCTGCTATCTCTGTAGATGAGGTGCtcatcttttgttttttgtttgtagTATGGTTTGTCCCAACAGCCAGAAGGTTCTGCATCAAGGTTCTCTCTCTAATTCCATCGATCCTGTGTCTGTGCCAGGTGCAGTCAAGGTGCGTCCCAGACCTTTTTATTTCTCATGCATGTGACTGTAAGATTCTTCCTCTTCTGTATCAAAAAAGAGTCCCTTGTACTGAACTGCAGAAAGCCATGGGCATCAAAAGACGAAAGAGAAAGCGTATCCCCATCAACCCCTCACCGGCAACAAACCAACAGTAGACTTCCATTACAACCTTACTAAGTTAACACAACAGCAACTACATCAGCCACCACTACTACTACTAGCTGAGAGCCCCCACCACGGCTGCTCCTGCTCTCCAAAAGGCAAACACCGCCAACAAACCCCACTGCCAAATACCTCCGACCGTCCAACGACCTCCATGCAAactacaatctctctctctctctctctctctctctctctctctcgctccctcttcctctctctctctctctctctctctatattctCACTATCACAACAAGATCCTACTGGTACTACACCCCTAGCTAGTAGTTGATTCATGGATCATGAACTTAACTACTCTAGCAACTAAATCAACAGACCGAACTCACTCTATTGCGTGCTACTTCTACTGCTGCTGCTACTATTACAACTAGTATCGTCACAGGTACTACTAGCTAGTTCGTTAGCCACTGAAACCTTGGAATGGAATGAAGGAAGATGAGTCGAGGAGCGCCATGCACGGGGTGGCCAGGCGAGGCTCGTAGGCGAAGCCACGCAGGCCGCCGCAGCCGCtggtgctgctgccgccgccgtggAGGAAGCGGCATGGCGGAGCCCACCGCCACTCCTTGCGATAGAAGTCGAACAGCAGCACGTTGTTGGACCCCTTGATCGTGATGGCGAGGAAGTCGCCGTGGCCGACGCACTCGAACCCACGCCCGCCCTCCGCCTCGCTGAATTGAGCGTGCACGTCGTGGGGCATCCGGTCGATCTCCGCCCAGGCGCGGCCGCACGGCTGCAGCGCCCACATCCTCACGCTGCGCGGCACGCTCAGCTTGCTCTTCTCGACCGCCGCAACCAGCACCACCCTCCCGCCGCCGCACTCCACTATGCTGGGGGAGCGCAGGAAGCGCCGCATGGGCGGCTGGATCTTCTCCCACGCGTTCGTGCCCACGTCGTAGGCCATCACGCCGAAGGGGCCGCAGCTCATGCAGTAGAAGCGCCCCGCGGCGTACGCCATCCTCCCCGGCTCGAAGCTGCACAACCGCGGGAGCGCGCTCCCCGTCGCCCACGGCGAGTAGAACCCGGTCACGCCGTCGGCGTGGAAGCACTCGGCGGTGAGGTTCTTGACGGCGAAGGGCGATATCATGTCGTCGCCGGCTACCACAGCGCTGATGGAGGACGGACCGACGGTGAGGCCGACCGTCGGAAACAAGCGAGGCGTCGGCGTCGGGGGGAGCTGCGAAGCTAACTTGGAGAGGAGGTTGCAGAGGACCAGCGTCTTGGAGCCGGCGTCGTCAGAGATGAAGCAGAGGACGCCGTGGGAGGAGGCGGCGGGGGAGAAGCCGGGAGGGATGATGGTGCCGAGAGGGATACGGTGCCAAGAGTTGGAGACGGGGTCGAGGAGCAGCGCGggggccggcggcggcctgttggcggtggaggtggtggtggtggcggcggcggcagtggaggaggaggaggaggaggacgacgacgacgccgCGGAGGTGGAGTACAGTGGGGGTTtggaggggaggaggaagaaggcgaaGCAAGGGAGGGTGGGAGCGAGGCGGAGGTGGAGTTCAAGAAAGCTGTCGGAAAAGACGAGGGCGTACCAGCGCTTGCAGACGGCGCGGGCGCGGAAGAAGACCGCCGGCGGGAGGAAAGCGAGCACGCGGTCGACCAGGCCCTGCGGGAGGTGGCGCCAGATGCGAGGGTCCATAGGGATAgcgctggaggaggaggtggcggcggtCATGGCAGCAGCGAAAGCCTCCTCCATCGCCCTCTGCGCAAGCTACCTAGCGATGGAACACGAGGAGCGACGAAGTGGTGCAACTGCAGGTGCTTGGCTGATCACCCCTGTGTGCCCTTGAGTGTGAAGACTGATGGGGGAATAGTATATAACAtagaaggaagaaagagagagagaagtatGGTTTCTGTGTGGTGTTATCAATCCATCTCATCATCTCATCTCACATGCGCCGGTGAAGGACGGATTAAGGGACAAAAGAAACAGTGACAGTGAGAGTATATTTATATGTGGTGTGCCGTTGACGTGAAAAGACAATTCAATTGAATCAGATCGTTGAGACAGGACAAAAGATAACTATAGAATTATAATAACACGGgtcaatcttatatatatatataataataacaacaataataataataataataaatatgaacATGAGCTGAGCATCGTTCAACTTTAGGTGGATGACGATGATAATGTCACATGAATCGAGGATAAACCAATGCATACCCAAAACAATAATTTCAATAATCGTTAACTATTATCCTTAGattgaaaattataatttaatattagaaTTATAAAGCACAAACTAAATTGAATTCATAATCATCTCCCAAGGCTAAATGACTATGTAAAAGATTGATACCAAAATGCATAA from Musa acuminata AAA Group cultivar baxijiao chromosome BXJ1-3, Cavendish_Baxijiao_AAA, whole genome shotgun sequence encodes the following:
- the LOC135638918 gene encoding protein ABERRANT PANICLE ORGANIZATION 1-like; protein product: MEEAFAAAMTAATSSSSAIPMDPRIWRHLPQGLVDRVLAFLPPAVFFRARAVCKRWYALVFSDSFLELHLRLAPTLPCFAFFLLPSKPPLYSTSAASSSSSSSSSSTAAAATTTTSTANRPPPAPALLLDPVSNSWHRIPLGTIIPPGFSPAASSHGVLCFISDDAGSKTLVLCNLLSKLASQLPPTPTPRLFPTVGLTVGPSSISAVVAGDDMISPFAVKNLTAECFHADGVTGFYSPWATGSALPRLCSFEPGRMAYAAGRFYCMSCGPFGVMAYDVGTNAWEKIQPPMRRFLRSPSIVECGGGRVVLVAAVEKSKLSVPRSVRMWALQPCGRAWAEIDRMPHDVHAQFSEAEGGRGFECVGHGDFLAITIKGSNNVLLFDFYRKEWRWAPPCRFLHGGGSSTSGCGGLRGFAYEPRLATPCMALLDSSSFIPFQGFSG